The window atcttcctttttcctttttttttttgtatatttttgttggGCGCCAGAGCAACCAAGTTGAGAAGCAATTGTGGCCGCTAATACTTGCGAATAAGCCAGCTGAAAAGTGAGAGACGGAATCGCGGCGTCATCTTGACATGTAAGCAGGACGTCGTAAAAGTGTTATGGATGGAACTCGTGTCAGCCAATCAATTTCTTACTCCCCACCACAACTTCACTCACAATCTTATCTCACGCGCTGTCGGCGGGTAATTACCACTAACACTATCACAAATGTTAATTACGTTGTCGTTGGATCGTATCATACTCCACGTACCaaattaaatgttttttttttcgattttatagcaattaaataattaatttttgaataaatattaaaaaatataatttatttaactaGTCAATAATCGAAAAAGACACGtgactatatattataataattaattaaacttgAAAAGTTACAACCATTAACCTACTTAATTTTTTGTCATTCTTTTTATGAATAGTTAAGCTAGACAAGAGaactgaaaataaataaaaaatgaaaaatgttacatattttagttttttgtttatttttttctaaatggtgTATAAATAAATGATTGATCATAATTGAGtgaatttatatgtatatatacggctcttattattattaatatgagtGCAAGCAATCAAATATCGTCATCAAAGATTTGAAAACATTGTTTgcatatttagatttttttaaaatcaaattggCAATATTTGATTGGttccaaacaaattgatgataataaaatttcatacacataaataactcaattaaaattaataatttgtttatcacataatttttgtgaaaaaaatttaGGATACTCAGCTGTACTAGATAAATAAACAATATTCTAAAGAGATTGAAATGTGGGTGTTGAGACGCGACAAATATGTGCCTGGGACTGGCATTATATCCATAATGTAATTAACTTACAGCTGTCCAGGTCCAGCCTCCTTGACTGCTTAAATAATTTGTCTTAAATCCAGATTCAGCTGCTATATGCTTTTTCACTCTCCCCACAAACTCAAACTATTCATATAATTAAATCCCAAGCTCGATCTTTACACAAGCATGAACAAACTAGTACCCGGCGTTCATCTTCCGAACAAGGCGTCAAAACCGATACACAAACCCAAGAAAAAACCGGTGAAAGTGGTGTACATCTCAAACCCTATGAAAGTCAACACGAGTGCTTCTCAGTTCAGAGCTCTGGTTCAGGAACTCACTGGCAGAGACGCTGATGACTTGCCTGCACCACCGTTTCTACAacattttaatgttgataattCTCAAGAACAAGTAGTGAGGGAGCAGGAGGAGAAGGAGGTGCACAAAGAAGCTGAGCAGGCTGCAACTGCAACATTGTGTGTTGATGATGAAGATAAACATAACGGGTCGGATCTATTGCCGTTGCAAGACATTAACGGATATTTCTCGCCCTCCAACTTTTGGTATGAATCTGTCTTTCATGTTGATGGTTCCAAAGTCTAGATATAGGATTATTATTACCCAGCTTGTTTGtaataaatatttacaaatcaGTGGTTATAATTACTCCTACTGTATTTTAATCATTGTAACTAAATGTTCTAAGTTTTGTT of the Daucus carota subsp. sativus chromosome 4, DH1 v3.0, whole genome shotgun sequence genome contains:
- the LOC108218892 gene encoding sigma factor binding protein 1, chloroplastic → MNKLVPGVHLPNKASKPIHKPKKKPVKVVYISNPMKVNTSASQFRALVQELTGRDADDLPAPPFLQHFNVDNSQEQVVREQEEKEVHKEAEQAATATLCVDDEDKHNGSDLLPLQDINGYFSPSNFWYESVFHVDGSKV